A genomic region of Cannabis sativa cultivar Pink pepper isolate KNU-18-1 chromosome 1, ASM2916894v1, whole genome shotgun sequence contains the following coding sequences:
- the LOC133033598 gene encoding CMP-sialic acid transporter 1 isoform X2 has protein sequence MQWYYVAALLTVLTSSQGILTTLSQSHGKYVYDYATIPFLAEVFKLLVSSLLLWKECRASPSTRMTTDWKSVRLYPIPSVIYLIHNNVQFATLVYVDTSTYQIMGNLKIVTTGILFRLFLKRKLSNLQWMAIILLAVGTTTSQVKGCGAASCDSIFSAPIQGYMLGVLSACLSALAGVYTEFLMKKNNDSLYWQNVQLYTFGAIFNMARLLVDDFRGGFENGPWWQRLFNGYTITTWLVVLNLGSTGLLVSWLMKYADNIVKVYSTSMAMLLTMVLSVYLFNFKPTLQLFLGIVICMMSLHMYFAPSNVLVDIPVTVKAAPEGLKDVSVERRIES, from the exons ATGCAGTGGTACTATGTAGCTGCGCTACTCACTGTTCTTACCAGTTCTCAG GGAATACTGACTACTCTTTCCCAAAGCCATGGCAAGTATGTATATGACTATGCAACTATTCCATTTCTTGCTGAAGTGTTCAAG ctattagtctctagtttacTACTATGGAAAGAATGCCGAGCATCACCTTCTACACGAATGACTACAGATTGGAAAAGTGTGCGCTTATATCCTATTCCTTCAGTCATATATCTAATTCACAATAATGTGCAGTTTGCTACTCTGGTTTATGTTGACACATCGACATATCAGATAATGGGAAATTTGAAGATTGTCACTACTGGCATCTTGTTCAG GCTATTCCTAAAGAGAAAGCTCTCTAATCTGCAGTGGATGGCCATCATTCTATTAGCTGTTGGAACAACCACAAGTCAG GTTAAAGGTTGTGGAGCAGCTTCATGTGATTCTATATTCTCAGCACCAATCCAAGGATATATGTTGGGTGTCCTATCTGCTTGTCTTTCAGCATTAGCTGGTGTTTACACAGAATTTTTGATGAAGAAGAACAATGATAGCTTGTACTGGCAGAATGTACAATTGTATAC GTTTGGTGCAATTTTCAACATGGCACGGCTTCTCGTGGATGATTTCAGGGGTGGATTTGAGAATGGACCTTGGTGGCAGCGCCTCTTCAATGGATACACCATTACAACTTGGTTGGTGGTCTTAAATCTTGGATCAACGGGCTTGTTGGTTTCTTGGCTGATGAAATACGCCGATAACATTGTTAAG GTCTATTCAACATCAATGGCAATGCTGCTGACAATGGTTTTATCCGTCTACCTTTTCAACTTCAAACCCACATTGCAG CTATTCTTGGGAATTGTTATTTGTATGATGTCACTGCACATGTATTTTGCACCCTCAAATGTGCTCGTAGACATACCCGTGACGGTTAAAGCTGCTCCCGAGGGTTTGAAAGATGTTTCAGTTGAACGAAGAATTGAATCGTGA
- the LOC133033598 gene encoding CMP-sialic acid transporter 1 isoform X1 — MFEASIKTKAMQWYYVAALLTVLTSSQGILTTLSQSHGKYVYDYATIPFLAEVFKLLVSSLLLWKECRASPSTRMTTDWKSVRLYPIPSVIYLIHNNVQFATLVYVDTSTYQIMGNLKIVTTGILFRLFLKRKLSNLQWMAIILLAVGTTTSQVKGCGAASCDSIFSAPIQGYMLGVLSACLSALAGVYTEFLMKKNNDSLYWQNVQLYTFGAIFNMARLLVDDFRGGFENGPWWQRLFNGYTITTWLVVLNLGSTGLLVSWLMKYADNIVKVYSTSMAMLLTMVLSVYLFNFKPTLQLFLGIVICMMSLHMYFAPSNVLVDIPVTVKAAPEGLKDVSVERRIES, encoded by the exons ATGTTCGAGGCCAG tataaagaCGAAGGCGATGCAGTGGTACTATGTAGCTGCGCTACTCACTGTTCTTACCAGTTCTCAG GGAATACTGACTACTCTTTCCCAAAGCCATGGCAAGTATGTATATGACTATGCAACTATTCCATTTCTTGCTGAAGTGTTCAAG ctattagtctctagtttacTACTATGGAAAGAATGCCGAGCATCACCTTCTACACGAATGACTACAGATTGGAAAAGTGTGCGCTTATATCCTATTCCTTCAGTCATATATCTAATTCACAATAATGTGCAGTTTGCTACTCTGGTTTATGTTGACACATCGACATATCAGATAATGGGAAATTTGAAGATTGTCACTACTGGCATCTTGTTCAG GCTATTCCTAAAGAGAAAGCTCTCTAATCTGCAGTGGATGGCCATCATTCTATTAGCTGTTGGAACAACCACAAGTCAG GTTAAAGGTTGTGGAGCAGCTTCATGTGATTCTATATTCTCAGCACCAATCCAAGGATATATGTTGGGTGTCCTATCTGCTTGTCTTTCAGCATTAGCTGGTGTTTACACAGAATTTTTGATGAAGAAGAACAATGATAGCTTGTACTGGCAGAATGTACAATTGTATAC GTTTGGTGCAATTTTCAACATGGCACGGCTTCTCGTGGATGATTTCAGGGGTGGATTTGAGAATGGACCTTGGTGGCAGCGCCTCTTCAATGGATACACCATTACAACTTGGTTGGTGGTCTTAAATCTTGGATCAACGGGCTTGTTGGTTTCTTGGCTGATGAAATACGCCGATAACATTGTTAAG GTCTATTCAACATCAATGGCAATGCTGCTGACAATGGTTTTATCCGTCTACCTTTTCAACTTCAAACCCACATTGCAG CTATTCTTGGGAATTGTTATTTGTATGATGTCACTGCACATGTATTTTGCACCCTCAAATGTGCTCGTAGACATACCCGTGACGGTTAAAGCTGCTCCCGAGGGTTTGAAAGATGTTTCAGTTGAACGAAGAATTGAATCGTGA